A genomic window from Pseudomonadales bacterium includes:
- a CDS encoding Zn-ribbon domain-containing OB-fold protein, translating into MSYSKPIPNRGTHTVPFWEGAKQGRLMLPRCRDCNRVHWYPRHICPMCHSMNLEWFEASGRGNVHTFAVQHMAFGPWVKEAPYVTAYIDLKEGDRMLTVLLGVDPLKPEEIRIGAEVAVEFEKADDDTYIPFWRVVEN; encoded by the coding sequence GTGAGTTACAGCAAACCCATTCCCAACCGGGGAACACATACCGTGCCGTTCTGGGAGGGGGCGAAGCAGGGCAGACTCATGCTGCCGCGCTGTCGCGACTGCAATCGCGTGCACTGGTATCCGCGTCACATCTGCCCGATGTGTCACTCAATGAATCTCGAATGGTTCGAAGCCAGCGGCCGGGGCAATGTACACACCTTCGCCGTGCAACACATGGCCTTCGGTCCCTGGGTCAAGGAAGCACCCTACGTGACCGCCTATATCGATCTCAAGGAAGGGGATCGCATGCTCACGGTGCTGCTCGGTGTGGATCCCCTGAAGCCCGAAGAGATCCGCATCGGCGCGGAAGTCGCAGTGGAATTCGAAAAGGCCGACGACGACACATACATTCCTTTCTGGCGCGTGGTGGAGAACTAG
- a CDS encoding alpha/beta hydrolase: protein MTRVRDELIEMRGLRFHYRDWPGRRADAQDLVLLHGYTGHARSWDALAEAMSADYRVLALDQRGHGESGWAPRDAYGTPEMVEDLAAFAAALGLKHFALLGLSMGGIVSFAYAGRRPAELARLVIVDIAPEIGAQGLKNIQSNVSRSDVFDSREAAFARARADNPIPPEAHHRHRVDNSLMRTDDGRWTYRYDRALRDPTNRREAIPVDEGWRLAGNITVPTLLIRGELSDILSVEVARRFMETVPDCRLIEVAGSGHPVPLDKPDEFLAAVQTFL from the coding sequence ATGACGAGGGTGAGGGATGAACTGATCGAAATGCGCGGGCTGCGCTTTCACTATCGGGACTGGCCGGGCAGACGCGCCGACGCACAGGACCTGGTGCTGCTGCATGGCTACACGGGTCATGCACGCAGCTGGGATGCTCTGGCAGAGGCCATGTCTGCCGATTATCGCGTCCTTGCGCTGGATCAGCGCGGCCATGGTGAGAGTGGCTGGGCGCCTCGGGACGCCTATGGAACGCCGGAAATGGTCGAGGACCTCGCTGCTTTCGCTGCAGCGCTGGGGCTTAAGCACTTCGCGCTGCTCGGATTGTCGATGGGGGGTATCGTGTCTTTCGCCTACGCAGGACGGCGACCAGCCGAACTCGCCCGGCTCGTGATCGTCGACATCGCCCCCGAGATCGGGGCACAGGGGCTGAAGAACATTCAGAGCAATGTCTCCCGAAGCGACGTCTTCGATTCGCGGGAAGCTGCCTTCGCAAGAGCGCGTGCGGACAATCCCATTCCACCCGAAGCCCACCATCGTCATCGGGTGGACAACAGTCTGATGCGCACCGATGACGGGCGCTGGACCTACAGATACGACCGGGCGCTGCGGGATCCGACCAATCGGCGGGAAGCAATACCGGTTGATGAGGGGTGGCGACTGGCTGGAAATATCACAGTCCCGACGCTGCTGATTCGGGGAGAGTTGAGCGACATCCTCTCGGTGGAGGTGGCACGGCGATTCATGGAAACCGTGCCGGATTGCCGGCTGATCGAGGTGGCAGGTTCAGGTCATCCTGTGCCGCTGGATAAACCCGATGAGTTCCTCGCAGCGGTGCAGACCTTTCTGTAG
- a CDS encoding DUF6394 family protein — MNLEKVVFGFFIVLALTLNVAFVLGQFDNPEYHSIWLLFAAVVVNLIATALKLGDRSQVGALLLATALVADLQLFASALIWTFADSSAGMLPGTMVNIVSLAAGALVANIVSVTIVVSDTLLSGR; from the coding sequence ATGAATCTCGAAAAAGTGGTTTTCGGTTTCTTCATCGTGCTGGCATTGACGCTGAACGTCGCCTTCGTGCTCGGTCAGTTCGATAATCCCGAATACCACAGCATCTGGCTGCTGTTCGCCGCGGTGGTAGTCAATCTGATCGCCACCGCGCTGAAACTCGGCGACCGTTCCCAGGTCGGCGCTCTGCTGCTCGCCACCGCCCTCGTCGCAGACCTCCAGCTCTTCGCGTCGGCGCTCATCTGGACTTTTGCCGACAGCAGCGCAGGCATGTTGCCCGGCACCATGGTGAATATAGTGAGTCTCGCTGCCGGTGCGCTGGTGGCGAACATCGTTTCGGTGACGATCGTGGTCAGCGACACACTGCTGTCGGGTCGGTGA
- a CDS encoding NADP-dependent oxidoreductase yields MMDNPHWRLARTPTAGWPVPEDFAWQSEPAPEPGPGQLLSRTIYLSLDPYQWGRRRSGTEKPGDICHGRTVSQVVRSRHSGYAEGDFLFNTQGWQTFGLTGDGIDHFGYMFPRRIDPAIAPISTAVGVLGMLGLTAYAGLLVQCEPKPGETVVVSAASGGVGQVAGQLARLQGCRVVGVTSTAEKCAYVRDELKFDAAVSHLAEDFPGQLATACPEGIDVYFENVGGRVYEAVLPLLNRAARITICGMISQYGNTDGRNAAEVWMETGRPFFDRQGVRPSSLFVGNYVADYQQRFLTEMADWLRDGLISYREDIWDGLDQAPGAFAAMLKGGNFGKTLVAVAPDPTR; encoded by the coding sequence ATGATGGACAACCCGCACTGGCGCCTGGCCCGGACACCAACCGCAGGATGGCCCGTGCCGGAAGACTTCGCATGGCAGTCTGAACCTGCGCCGGAGCCGGGCCCAGGGCAGCTGCTGAGCCGGACAATCTATCTGTCACTGGATCCTTACCAGTGGGGGCGCCGCCGCAGCGGTACGGAAAAACCTGGCGATATCTGTCACGGCAGGACGGTCTCCCAGGTGGTAAGAAGTCGCCACTCCGGTTACGCGGAAGGCGACTTCCTCTTCAACACCCAGGGCTGGCAGACCTTCGGCCTCACGGGAGACGGTATCGATCACTTCGGCTACATGTTTCCGCGCAGGATCGATCCGGCCATCGCACCGATCTCAACGGCAGTGGGCGTACTCGGCATGCTCGGGCTCACCGCCTACGCCGGTCTGCTTGTGCAATGCGAACCGAAGCCGGGTGAGACTGTGGTGGTATCCGCGGCCTCCGGCGGTGTGGGCCAGGTGGCCGGCCAGCTCGCCAGACTGCAAGGCTGCCGGGTGGTGGGCGTCACGAGCACGGCAGAAAAGTGCGCCTATGTTCGTGATGAACTGAAATTCGATGCCGCCGTCTCCCATCTGGCAGAGGACTTTCCCGGGCAGCTCGCAACCGCCTGTCCGGAGGGCATCGACGTCTACTTCGAGAACGTCGGCGGCAGGGTTTACGAAGCTGTGCTGCCGCTGCTCAATCGGGCTGCAAGAATCACCATCTGCGGCATGATTTCCCAGTACGGCAACACCGATGGCCGCAACGCAGCAGAGGTGTGGATGGAGACAGGCCGCCCCTTTTTCGACCGACAGGGCGTCAGGCCGAGCAGTCTGTTCGTCGGAAACTACGTCGCCGACTACCAGCAGCGCTTTCTCACAGAGATGGCCGACTGGTTGCGCGACGGACTCATCAGCTACCGGGAAGATATCTGGGACGGACTCGATCAGGCACCCGGTGCGTTTGCAGCGATGCTCAAAGGCGGCAATTTCGGTAAAACGCTTGTGGCGGTGGCACCGGATCCAACCAGATAA